A single region of the Candidatus Protochlamydia amoebophila UWE25 genome encodes:
- a CDS encoding metal ABC transporter permease: protein MPTFFEAIMTHSLLFSALLAGFAASIVSGIIGSYVIVKRIVFIAGSISHSVLSGIGLCIWLERTQGIHWASPLLGALTAAILSALILGWIHLYYRQREDSVIAAIWSIGMAIGILFISQTPGFNVELTNFLIGNILWVSQTDLYILWGLDICTILLVLCLHKRFLAICFDEEQARLQGLPVNGLYLLLLILIAISIVLLIQVVGIVLVMTMLTIPATIANLLTSSLSKMMLLAIFFSSLFCLTGNSVAYYFDWPTGATIALIAGIAYIFSLTFFQLRKHLHLPLLRAKKKDFEHKVQSP, encoded by the coding sequence ATGCCAACATTTTTTGAAGCCATCATGACCCATTCTCTACTCTTCTCAGCCTTATTAGCAGGGTTTGCTGCCTCAATTGTCAGTGGCATTATCGGCTCTTATGTTATTGTAAAGAGAATTGTGTTCATTGCGGGAAGTATTTCACATTCAGTCTTAAGTGGGATTGGTCTGTGTATTTGGTTAGAAAGAACTCAAGGGATTCATTGGGCTTCTCCTTTACTTGGAGCGTTAACTGCCGCTATTTTATCGGCATTGATCTTAGGCTGGATTCATTTATACTATAGACAAAGAGAAGATTCTGTGATTGCCGCCATTTGGTCAATTGGAATGGCTATTGGCATTCTGTTTATTTCTCAAACCCCTGGCTTCAATGTAGAGCTGACTAATTTTTTGATTGGCAACATTTTATGGGTTTCCCAGACAGATCTTTATATTCTTTGGGGATTGGATATTTGCACGATTTTGCTTGTTTTGTGTCTCCACAAGCGATTTTTAGCAATTTGTTTTGATGAAGAACAAGCTCGCTTACAAGGGCTTCCTGTTAATGGTCTTTACTTATTACTCCTGATTTTAATTGCTATCTCAATTGTTTTGCTTATTCAAGTTGTAGGAATTGTTTTGGTGATGACAATGCTAACGATCCCCGCAACGATTGCCAACTTACTTACGTCTAGCCTTTCAAAAATGATGTTATTGGCAATTTTTTTCAGTAGCTTATTTTGTTTAACAGGAAATAGCGTTGCTTATTACTTTGATTGGCCCACAGGAGCGACGATTGCTTTGATTGCAGGAATTGCTTATATCTTTAGTTTAACTTTTTTTCAGCTTCGCAAACACCTACACCTACCTTTACTGAGGGCAAAAAAAAAGGACTTTGAACATAAAGTCCAAAGTCCCTGA
- a CDS encoding NAD(P)/FAD-dependent oxidoreductase, with protein sequence MRKIIVVGGGFGGLNTVRSLKNAQVEILLIDRTNHHVFQPLLYQVATAALSVENITTPLREILKNQSNVRVLMAEIEKINLENQYIQAVDGQQFYYDDLILAPGARHTYFGHDNWEHFAPGLKTVADAFRIREKMLMAFEKAERCENREAVQSSLSFVIIGAGPTGVEMAGSMAEFAHRTLFKNFRSINPANSKIYLIEEGQQILPSFPGELANRALEDLKQLGVEVLLNTFVTQVTDQGVYMNEKFLPAFTVVWAAGNEASPLVKSLGVSLDKQSRVKVQPDLTIPGFTNVFVIGDAAAVVSSKNEFLPGIAPVAIQQGHYVANLIKKNILPSNRKPFLYWDKGMIATIGRGRAVAILGNFKFSGFLAWLIWCFIHILYLVSFGHRLLVMIQWIFLYLFNRRQARVIIRPIQE encoded by the coding sequence ATGCGTAAAATAATTGTTGTAGGGGGAGGATTTGGAGGATTGAATACTGTCCGATCTCTCAAAAATGCCCAGGTAGAAATCTTATTAATTGATCGAACTAATCACCACGTTTTTCAACCTTTGTTATATCAAGTAGCGACGGCAGCATTATCTGTTGAAAATATTACCACTCCTCTAAGAGAAATTTTAAAAAATCAGTCCAATGTCAGAGTTTTGATGGCTGAAATTGAGAAAATTAATCTCGAAAACCAATACATACAAGCCGTTGACGGACAACAATTCTATTATGATGATTTAATTCTTGCTCCTGGGGCAAGGCATACCTATTTTGGGCATGATAACTGGGAACATTTTGCACCAGGATTAAAGACAGTGGCAGATGCTTTTCGTATTCGAGAAAAAATGTTAATGGCATTCGAAAAAGCAGAGAGATGTGAAAATCGAGAAGCTGTTCAATCATCTTTAAGCTTTGTAATCATAGGAGCGGGGCCAACAGGTGTTGAAATGGCGGGTTCGATGGCGGAATTTGCTCACCGCACCCTATTCAAAAATTTTCGATCTATTAATCCCGCTAATTCTAAAATTTATTTGATAGAAGAAGGCCAACAAATTCTTCCAAGTTTTCCTGGAGAATTAGCAAATCGAGCTTTAGAAGATTTAAAACAATTAGGTGTAGAAGTACTTTTAAATACTTTTGTGACTCAAGTCACAGATCAAGGTGTTTATATGAATGAAAAATTTTTACCTGCTTTTACAGTTGTTTGGGCTGCGGGGAATGAAGCTTCTCCGCTTGTTAAAAGTTTAGGCGTTTCTTTAGATAAACAATCAAGAGTAAAGGTTCAGCCAGATTTAACAATTCCTGGATTTACAAATGTATTTGTCATCGGAGATGCTGCTGCTGTAGTGTCTTCTAAAAATGAGTTTTTACCTGGAATAGCACCTGTTGCAATTCAACAAGGACATTATGTAGCAAACTTAATCAAAAAAAATATATTACCTTCAAATCGAAAGCCATTTCTATATTGGGATAAAGGAATGATTGCAACCATTGGGCGGGGAAGAGCTGTAGCTATCTTAGGTAATTTTAAGTTTTCTGGTTTTCTAGCTTGGTTGATTTGGTGTTTTATTCATATTCTTTATTTGGTCAGTTTTGGCCATCGTCTACTAGTGATGATACAATGGATTTTTCTGTATTTATTTAACAGACGACAAGCCAGAGTTATCATTCGACCTATTCAAGAGTAA
- the dnaB gene encoding replicative DNA helicase gives MTEANVKVKIAPHSKESEMMVIGCMLTSINSLNIASDSLDDSDFYFNEHKIIFQILKTAYKKDKPADIHLVAEELKRVEKLSAVGGVSYLATLAQYAGTSAFIEEYVELVKNKSILRRMIHAAQIIEKSALEESQDVQVALDEAQQLFFQIGQTSNPTSGLILQDIFSGLKSESGLPYLKELQEKQERYAQRGPEDSGISGIPSHFIDLDKMINGLNNSNLMILAARPAMGKTSFAINIAENVCFKNKIPVGIFSLEMSAEQLVHRIVCSQAEVQSDKIKTGALDGVEFQRIVSCVNDMQNHVMIIDDQAGLKITDLRARARRMKESHGIGLLIIDYLQLLSGSGSNRTSENRQNEISEISRMLKNLARELNIPIICLSQLSRKVEERPGHRPMMSDLRESGSIEQDSDIVMFLLRREYYDPNDKPGMAELIVAKNRHGSVGSVNLTFRKEFAQFANYSPVRYDPSQIDSETEQAFKHFSP, from the coding sequence ATGACAGAAGCTAACGTTAAAGTTAAAATTGCTCCACACTCTAAAGAATCAGAAATGATGGTTATTGGCTGCATGCTGACAAGCATCAATAGTCTGAATATTGCATCTGATTCTCTTGATGACTCTGACTTTTATTTTAATGAACACAAAATCATTTTTCAAATTCTTAAAACTGCTTATAAAAAAGATAAGCCGGCCGATATTCATCTTGTCGCCGAGGAACTCAAACGTGTAGAAAAACTAAGTGCTGTCGGTGGCGTTTCTTATTTAGCTACTTTAGCTCAATATGCCGGAACGTCGGCTTTTATTGAAGAGTACGTTGAACTTGTCAAAAATAAATCGATTCTCCGACGCATGATTCATGCTGCTCAGATAATTGAAAAAAGTGCTTTAGAAGAATCACAAGATGTTCAAGTTGCTTTAGATGAAGCTCAACAACTTTTTTTTCAAATTGGCCAAACCTCTAATCCTACATCAGGACTCATTCTCCAAGATATTTTTTCCGGATTAAAATCTGAATCGGGACTTCCTTATTTAAAAGAGTTACAAGAAAAACAAGAGAGGTACGCTCAACGAGGGCCAGAAGATTCGGGAATTAGTGGAATCCCCTCTCATTTTATTGATTTAGATAAAATGATTAATGGTTTAAATAACTCAAATTTAATGATTTTAGCCGCCCGCCCAGCAATGGGAAAAACTTCTTTTGCCATCAATATTGCAGAAAATGTGTGTTTTAAAAATAAAATTCCTGTCGGTATCTTCTCCTTAGAAATGTCAGCTGAACAATTAGTTCATCGCATTGTTTGTTCACAAGCAGAAGTCCAATCCGATAAAATTAAAACAGGTGCTTTAGATGGAGTGGAATTTCAACGCATTGTTAGCTGCGTCAATGACATGCAAAACCATGTGATGATCATTGATGATCAAGCAGGTTTAAAAATTACCGACTTAAGAGCTCGTGCCCGAAGAATGAAAGAAAGTCACGGTATTGGGCTTCTGATTATTGATTACCTTCAACTGCTTTCGGGATCGGGTTCTAATCGCACCTCAGAGAATCGACAAAACGAAATTTCAGAAATTTCCCGTATGCTCAAGAACTTAGCACGCGAATTGAACATCCCTATTATTTGTTTGTCTCAATTATCAAGAAAAGTGGAAGAACGTCCTGGACACCGCCCCATGATGAGTGACTTAAGAGAAAGTGGAAGTATCGAGCAAGATTCTGATATTGTGATGTTTCTCTTAAGACGCGAATACTACGATCCTAACGACAAACCAGGAATGGCCGAGTTGATTGTCGCTAAAAATAGACATGGAAGTGTAGGTAGTGTCAATTTAACATTTCGAAAAGAATTTGCACAATTTGCAAATTACTCTCCTGTTCGCTACGATCCTTCTCAAATTGATTCAGAAACTGAACAAGCATTTAAACATTTTTCACCCTAA
- a CDS encoding Fic family protein gives MLIKFAPNYTISSKVMNCLIRIEAAKQKILHLPLMPTVLSSLRETTRLYTTHYSTMIEGNRLDPDQVEEVLKHQGHFPGRERDEHEVKGYYAALTQLEKWAAQGVSIAEKMIQILHALVMANGKGNAKPTAYRDGQNVIRDGRTKAIVYMPPEAKDVKSLMTGMVNWINKNTDLPCPIIAGIAHYQFATIHPYYDGNGRTARLLTTLILHLGGYDLKGLYSLEEYYARNLGAYYEAISIGESHNYYMGRAEADITKWVEYFVEGMAVAFENVLKRMNEAKTQGSPDQSALIRKLDPKQRKVLELFQEFETITSRQIGELFGFKPRTSAVLCASWVESGFLTMVDSSNKGRKYKLSVGYQKLIN, from the coding sequence ATGCTGATAAAGTTTGCGCCAAATTATACCATTTCATCAAAAGTCATGAATTGTCTGATTCGCATTGAAGCAGCCAAGCAAAAAATATTGCATTTACCCTTAATGCCAACAGTCCTTAGTTCTTTGAGAGAAACAACACGCCTTTATACCACTCATTATTCCACAATGATTGAAGGAAATAGGCTGGATCCAGATCAAGTAGAAGAAGTTTTAAAGCACCAGGGCCACTTTCCTGGACGTGAACGCGATGAACATGAGGTAAAAGGCTACTATGCTGCATTAACTCAATTAGAAAAATGGGCAGCACAAGGTGTAAGCATTGCAGAGAAAATGATCCAGATACTTCATGCACTTGTGATGGCCAATGGTAAAGGAAATGCCAAACCAACTGCATATAGAGATGGTCAGAATGTTATTCGAGATGGTAGAACAAAAGCAATTGTCTATATGCCTCCTGAGGCTAAAGACGTAAAAAGCTTGATGACAGGTATGGTAAATTGGATTAATAAAAATACTGACTTGCCTTGTCCTATTATTGCAGGAATTGCCCACTATCAGTTTGCAACCATTCACCCCTATTATGATGGGAATGGTAGAACAGCTAGATTACTTACCACTTTAATTTTACATTTAGGGGGATATGATCTAAAAGGACTTTATTCTTTAGAAGAATACTATGCTCGGAATCTAGGTGCTTACTACGAAGCAATTAGCATTGGAGAATCTCATAATTACTATATGGGACGTGCTGAAGCAGATATTACAAAATGGGTGGAATATTTTGTAGAAGGAATGGCTGTTGCATTTGAAAATGTTTTAAAACGCATGAATGAAGCCAAAACTCAAGGCTCACCCGATCAAAGCGCTCTTATTAGAAAACTTGATCCCAAACAACGCAAGGTACTTGAATTATTCCAAGAATTTGAAACAATTACTAGTCGGCAAATCGGTGAACTATTTGGATTTAAACCACGTACAAGTGCGGTCCTTTGTGCAAGTTGGGTTGAAAGTGGCTTCTTAACTATGGTTGATTCATCAAATAAAGGACGAAAATATAAGTTATCTGTTGGTTATCAGAAGCTAATCAATTAG
- a CDS encoding response regulator transcription factor: MKTNVDKNYKKVLDIAWNDFQINFNINLIYNTTEGVEAYGFATRFNDPYAEQRLLNELPALRFFIKKFRKENKKIFDLIDDHPVNLSKQFGSLFYEQPTIPVVPNKKDEFMKKMGFNEIFSLTPRESDLVKFLSNGYPAHYIATKLELSKRTVENYIVTIKCKLGCTSKVELIQKAQEIISTGYFD, from the coding sequence ATGAAAACAAATGTTGATAAAAACTATAAAAAAGTTTTAGACATTGCTTGGAACGATTTTCAAATTAATTTTAACATTAATCTAATTTATAACACAACTGAAGGGGTGGAAGCGTATGGATTTGCTACTCGCTTTAATGATCCTTATGCTGAGCAAAGATTATTAAACGAGTTACCAGCTTTACGCTTTTTTATTAAAAAATTTAGGAAAGAAAATAAAAAAATTTTTGACTTAATAGATGATCATCCAGTTAACCTTTCTAAACAATTTGGTTCACTATTCTATGAACAGCCTACAATACCGGTTGTTCCTAATAAGAAAGACGAATTTATGAAGAAAATGGGTTTCAATGAAATTTTTTCACTAACTCCTCGAGAAAGCGATCTCGTTAAATTTCTATCAAATGGTTATCCGGCTCATTATATCGCTACAAAGCTTGAATTATCTAAACGAACCGTAGAGAATTATATCGTGACAATAAAATGCAAGCTAGGTTGCACTTCTAAAGTTGAACTTATTCAAAAAGCTCAGGAAATTATATCAACAGGCTATTTTGATTAG
- a CDS encoding NFACT RNA binding domain-containing protein, producing MNLPVFSALQITALLSEIRQQLIGLSYFICHSHKTTQFFLQFKEENNVKTLFLSFQTPLICFYLTEQKIFPLANLMENSWQHYLSEAILVEIEQLNQDRILKFGFRKNQSQFSLICEFFTKHPNYYLLDEQGKILYSLYPVLKKIYQLPFLSPLQVQPSVVLKDSKQLEEIYKRAEQEWFFQRDKSALEKDLSKGIKKLQKKRENLLKAERECLDWETIQHEGELLKSSFSQLKKGMSQLTLWDWLKNQEVCLKLDPELLPSEQLKYRFKKAKKLRIGLPHLEKQLLYVDQDLLTQVDQLNRLQKTTRIEELSSFKSKKLVLRKAAEQLQKKQLPYREFLSSTNTTIWVGKNDKGNDQMTFALAKGSDWWLHTQDVPGSHIVIRTKKGQDPDEETLADAMQLALYNSKAKVRQEAEICMTQRKFLSRMGKKQLGKVQISKHRSVWIRFDLERYQAILKRQKLTNERFFSFE from the coding sequence ATGAATCTACCTGTTTTTAGTGCGCTGCAGATCACTGCTTTACTTTCTGAGATACGTCAACAATTGATTGGACTTTCTTATTTTATTTGTCATTCCCATAAAACAACCCAATTTTTTCTTCAATTTAAAGAGGAAAATAACGTCAAAACCCTTTTTTTAAGTTTTCAGACCCCTTTGATATGCTTTTATTTAACAGAACAAAAAATTTTTCCTCTTGCAAACTTGATGGAAAATTCTTGGCAACATTATTTATCAGAGGCAATTCTGGTAGAGATTGAACAATTAAATCAAGATCGTATTTTGAAATTTGGCTTTAGAAAAAATCAAAGCCAATTTTCCCTTATATGCGAGTTTTTTACGAAACACCCTAATTATTACCTTTTAGATGAACAGGGAAAAATTTTATATTCTCTTTATCCTGTATTAAAAAAAATTTATCAATTACCCTTTCTTTCTCCTTTACAGGTACAGCCTTCTGTCGTTTTAAAAGATTCTAAACAGCTAGAAGAAATTTATAAAAGAGCTGAACAGGAATGGTTTTTTCAACGAGACAAGTCGGCGTTGGAAAAAGATTTAAGTAAGGGCATAAAAAAACTTCAAAAAAAACGAGAAAACTTATTAAAAGCAGAAAGAGAGTGCCTTGATTGGGAAACCATTCAACATGAAGGAGAACTTTTAAAGTCTTCTTTCTCTCAACTTAAAAAAGGAATGTCTCAATTAACGCTTTGGGATTGGTTAAAAAACCAAGAAGTATGTTTAAAGCTTGATCCAGAGCTCCTTCCTAGTGAACAACTCAAATATCGCTTTAAAAAAGCTAAAAAACTTCGAATAGGTTTACCACATTTAGAAAAACAACTTCTCTACGTCGATCAAGATTTACTTACGCAAGTCGATCAATTAAATAGGCTGCAAAAAACGACCAGGATTGAAGAATTAAGTTCTTTCAAATCTAAAAAATTAGTTCTTCGAAAAGCTGCAGAACAATTACAAAAAAAACAACTACCTTATAGAGAATTTTTATCAAGCACTAATACCACAATTTGGGTGGGAAAAAATGATAAGGGCAATGATCAGATGACATTTGCCCTGGCTAAAGGTTCTGATTGGTGGTTACATACACAAGATGTTCCTGGATCACATATTGTGATTCGGACTAAAAAAGGTCAAGATCCCGATGAAGAAACTTTAGCCGATGCCATGCAACTAGCACTTTATAACAGTAAAGCCAAAGTTAGGCAAGAAGCAGAAATTTGCATGACTCAACGAAAGTTTCTTTCAAGAATGGGAAAAAAACAGCTTGGAAAAGTACAAATCTCAAAACATCGATCTGTTTGGATTCGCTTTGATTTAGAGCGTTATCAAGCCATTCTAAAAAGACAAAAGTTGACAAATGAGCGATTTTTTTCTTTTGAATAA